The following are encoded together in the Brassica napus cultivar Da-Ae chromosome A9, Da-Ae, whole genome shotgun sequence genome:
- the LOC106419983 gene encoding calcium-transporting ATPase 4, endoplasmic reticulum-type-like encodes MGKGGEDLGINKQTSGSESSNSEPWAKDVRECEDHFGVSFEKGLTTDDVAKRHQIYGLNELEKPEGTSLFKLILEQFNDTLVRILLAAAVISFVLAFVDGDEGGEMGITAFVEPLVIFLILIVNAVVGIWQETNAEKALEALKEIQSQQATVTRDGVKLSSLPAKELVPGDVVELRVGDKVPADMRVVRLISSTLRVEQGSLTGESEAVSKTTKPVEENADIQGKKCMVFAGTTVVNGNCVCLVTHTGMSTEIGRVHSQIQEAAQHEEDTPLKKKLNEFGEALTMIIGLICALVWLINVKYFLSWEYVDGWPRNFKFSFEKCTYYFEIAVALAVAAIPEGLPAVITTCLALGTRKMAQKNALVRKLPSVETLGCTTVICSDKTGTLTTNQMAVSKLVAMGSRVGTLRSFNVEGTSFDPRDGKIEDWPAGRMDTNLQMIAKIAAICNDADVEKSENQFVARGMPTEAALKVLVEKMGFPEGANKASSLADGDVLRCCRLWSELEQRIATLEFDRDRKSMGVMVDSSSGKKLLLVKGAVENVLERSTHIQLLDGSIQELDQYSRDLILQSLHDMSMSALRCLGFAYSDVPSDFATYDGSEDHPAHQQLLNPSNYSSIESNLTFVGFVGLRDPPRKEVRQAIADCRTAGIRVMVITGDNKSTAEAICREIGVFEADEDISTRSLTGKEFMDVKDQKNHLRQSGGLLFSRAEPKHKQEIVRLLKEDGEVVAMTGDGVNDAPALKLADIGVAMGISGTEVAKEASDMVLADDNFSTIVAAVGEGRSIYNNMKAFIRYMISSNIGEVASIFLTAALGIPEGMIPVQLLWVNLVTDGPPATALGFNPPDKDIMKKPPRRSDDSLITAWILFRYLVIGMYVGVATVGVFIIWYTHSSFMGIDLSQDGHSLVSYSQLAHWGQCSSWEGFKVSPFTAGSQTFSFESNPCEYFHQGKIKASTLSLSVLVAIEMFNSLNALSEDGSLVTMPPWVNPWLLLAMAVSFGLHFVILYVPFLAQVFGIVPLSLNEWLLVLAVSLPVILIDEVLKFVGRLTSGYRYSPRTPSAKQKTE; translated from the exons ATGGGGAAAGGAGGCGAAGATTTGGGGATTAATAAGCAAACGAGCGGCTCCGAATCGTCAAACTCCGAACCTTGGGCTAAAGACGTTAGAGAATGCGAAGATCACTTCGGCGTCAGTTTTGAGAAAGGGCTAACCACCGATGACGTGGCGAAGCGTCATCAGATCTACGGTTTGAACGAGTTAGAGAAGCCTGAGGGAACGTCGCTCTTTAAGTTGATTCTGGAGCAGTTCAACGATACTTTAGTTCGCATTCTCTTGGCGGCGGCTGTTATCTCCTTCGTGTTAGCCTTTGTTGATGGCGACGAAGGCGGTGAGATGGGGATCACGGCCTTCGTCGAGCCGCTCGTGATCTTCCTGATCTTGATCGTGAACGCAGTCGTTGGGATTTGGCAAGAGACTAATGCTGAGAAGGCCTTGGAGGCTCTGAAGGAGATTCAGTCTCAGCAGGCGACTGTGACGCGCGACGGGGTTAAGCTGTCTAGCTTGCCTGCTAAGGAGCTTGTTCCTGGCGACGTTGTGGAGCTCAGGGTGGGTGATAAGGTCCCTGCGGATATGCGTGTGGTGAGGTTGATCAGCTCTACGCTGAGAGTTGAGCAGGGGTCTTTGACGGGAGAGAGCGAGGCGGTTAGTAAGACTACAAAGCCTGTGGAGGAGAATGCTGATATTCAGGGGAAGAAATGTATGGTGTTTGCAGGGACGACGGTTGTTAACGGGAACTGTGTTTGTTTGGTTACTCACACTGGGATGAGTACCGAGATCGGGAGGGTGCATTCGCAGATTCAAGAAGCTGCGCAGCACGAGGAAGACACTCCTctcaagaagaaactcaacgAGTTCGGAGAAGCCCTGACGATGATCATTGGTTTAATCTGCGCGTTGGTTTGGCTCATTAATGTGAAGTACTTTCTCTCCTGGGAGTATGTTGACGGCTGGCCGAGAAACTTTAAGTTCTCATTTGAGAAGTGCACGTACTACTTCGAGATCGCTGTTGCGTTGGCCGTTGCTGCGATTccggaaggtcttccagctgttATTACGACATGTTTGGCTCTTGGGACGCGGAAGATGGCTCAGAAGAATGCTCTGGTTAGGAAGTTGCCTAGCGTGGAGACGCTTGGCTGCACGACGGTTATATGTTCTGATAAAACTGGGACTTTGACGACTAATCAGATGGCTGTTTCGAAGCTTGTTGCTATGGGTTCTAGAGTTGGGACTCTTCGGTCTTTCAATGTTGAGGGGACTTCTTTTGATCCGCGAGATGGGAAGATTGAAGATTGGCCTGCGGGTAGGATGGATACAAATCTTCAGATGATTGCCAAAATTGCTGCTATTTGTAATGATGCTGATGTTGAGAAATCTGAGAATCAGTTTGTTGCTAGGGGCATGCCTACTGAGGCAGCTTTGAAG GTTTTGGTAGAGAAAATGGGATTCCCAGAAGGAGCTAATAAAGCCTCATCTTTGGCTGATGGTGATGTCTTAC GTTGTTGTCGGTTATGGAGTGAACTAGAGCAACGGATTGCCACTCTTGAGTTTGACCGAGACAGGAAATCAATGGGAGTTATGGTGGATTCCAGCTCAGGGAAGAAACTGTTACTGGTCAAG GGTGCCGTTGAGAATGTATTGGAAAGGAGTACGCATATTCAGTTACTTGACGGTTCAATTCAAGAGCTTGACCAATACTCAAGGGATCTTATTTTACAAAGTCTACATGATATGTCCATGAGTGCATTAAGGTGTCTCGGATTCGCCTACTCTGATGTTCCATCAGACTTCGCTACTTATGATGGCAGTGAAGACCATCCTGCTCACCAGCAACTTCTCAACCCATCTAATTACTCTTCTATTGAGTCCAATCTAACATTTGTTGGCTTTGTTGGTCTAAGG GATCCTCCGAGGAAAGAGGTGCGTCAAGCCATTGCAGACTGCAGAACAGCAGGTATCCGAGTCATGGTCATAACAGGAGACAACAAGAGCACCGCGGAAGCAATCTGTCGTGAGATTGGAGTGTTTGAGGCAGATGAAGATATCTCCACAAGAAGCTTGACAGGAAAAGAGTTTATGGATGTTAAAGATCAGAAGAATCATCTGAGGCAAAGTGGAGGGCTCTTGTTCTCTAGAGCTGAACCAAAGCACAAGCAAGAGATTGTAAGGTTGCTCAAAGAAGATGGAGAAGTGGTTGCCATGACTGGAGATGGAGTCAATGATGCTCCTGCACTTAAGTTGGCTGATATAGGTGTGGCTATGGGTATCTCTGGCACAGAG GTAGCAAAGGAGGCGTCAGACATGGTGTTAGCAGATGATAACTTCAGCACTATTGTGGCAGCTGTTGGTGAAGGCAGGTCCATCTATAACAACATGAAGGCTTTCATCAG GTACATGATCTCTTCCAACATTGGTGAGGTTGCATCAATATTCTTGACAGCTGCACTTGGAATCCCAGAAGGCATGATCCCAGTTCAGCTTCTGTGGGTGAATCTCGTAACAGACGGTCCTCCAGCTACTGCTTTGGGATTCAACCCCCCTGACAAGGATATCATGAAGAAGCCTCCTCGCAGAAGCGATGACTCGCTTATCACAGCCTGGATCCTCTTCCGCTATCTG GTGATTGGTATGTACGTGGGAGTAGCGACGGTGGGAGTATTCATAATATGGTACACACACAGCAGCTTCATGGGCATAGACCTGAGCCAAGACGGTCACAGCCTTGTGAGCTACTCACAGCTAGCTCACTGGGGGCAGTGCTCATCATGGGAAGGCTTCAAAGTCTCTCCATTCACAGCCGGCTCTCAGACATTCTCCTTCGAGTCAAACCCGTGCGAGTACTTCCATCAGGGGAAGATCAAAGCGTCCACGCTCTCCCTCTCGGTGTTGGTGGCTATTGAGATGTTCAACTCACTGAACGCACTCTCGGAGGACGGGAGCCTAGTGACGATGCCGCCGTGGGTGAACCCGTGGCTGCTCTTGGCGATGGCGGTGTCGTTTGGGCTGCATTTTGTGATACTGTACGTGCCCTTCTTGGCGCAGGTGTTTGGGATAGTGCCGCTGAGTTTGAACGAGTGGCTGCTGGTGTTGGCTGTGTCGCTTCCTGTGATTCTGATAGATGAAGTTCTCAAGTTTGTAGGGAGGTTGACCAGTGGATACCGTTACTCACCTCGCACTCCCTCTGCCAAGCAAAAGACGGAGTAg